A single genomic interval of Aureliella helgolandensis harbors:
- a CDS encoding glycoside hydrolase family 130 protein, whose amino-acid sequence MTLRLRESLLLRPSDIAPSHEEWEVVGVFNPAVAVMDDEVVMLVRVAERPVPTSSGRVALPRWQSTGDVTVDWFEDEDVQPVDARVVATKPSGNLRLTSISHLRVFRQSIKAPNGWRAAGGILPEADFECFGLEDPRITNIDGTFWITYVAVSELGAVTALLSSIDLVNFKRHGIIFPCENKDVVLFPQKIDGGYLALHRPNPHSHFSPPSIWTAQSPDLLHWGRHAQLLGGRQSWERDRVGAGTPPILIDEGWLMLFHGSETSRVKGQVGCYTAGALLLDRHNPAQILARSMSPTMAPTASFETHGFVPNVVFPTALLDQGDTLAVYYGAADSCVGMAEFSKDAILQSMTIQGVPGR is encoded by the coding sequence ATGACTTTAAGACTACGGGAGTCGTTGTTGCTACGGCCGTCAGACATCGCGCCGTCTCATGAGGAATGGGAAGTCGTCGGTGTCTTCAATCCAGCAGTCGCGGTGATGGACGACGAGGTGGTGATGCTGGTACGTGTAGCGGAACGTCCTGTCCCAACATCGTCAGGACGGGTCGCACTTCCCCGCTGGCAATCCACCGGTGACGTTACCGTCGATTGGTTTGAAGATGAAGATGTCCAGCCGGTCGACGCGCGCGTCGTCGCGACAAAGCCGAGTGGCAATTTAAGGCTCACTTCCATATCGCATTTGCGAGTTTTTCGACAATCCATCAAGGCCCCCAACGGTTGGAGAGCGGCAGGTGGGATCTTACCCGAGGCTGATTTCGAATGCTTTGGGCTGGAAGACCCTCGCATTACCAACATCGATGGCACCTTTTGGATCACCTACGTTGCCGTCTCGGAACTCGGTGCGGTGACGGCCCTTCTGTCCTCGATCGATTTGGTCAACTTCAAACGTCACGGCATTATTTTTCCTTGCGAGAACAAGGATGTGGTCCTGTTTCCGCAAAAGATTGATGGCGGCTACTTGGCGTTGCATCGTCCCAATCCCCATTCCCATTTCAGTCCGCCATCGATTTGGACCGCACAATCGCCAGACCTCCTTCACTGGGGACGTCACGCACAACTCCTCGGTGGACGTCAATCTTGGGAGCGAGACCGTGTGGGGGCTGGAACGCCTCCCATCTTGATCGATGAAGGTTGGCTGATGTTGTTTCATGGGAGCGAAACATCCCGAGTCAAAGGCCAAGTCGGCTGCTACACGGCGGGTGCACTATTGCTGGATCGACACAACCCAGCGCAGATCCTCGCCCGTTCGATGTCGCCAACGATGGCCCCCACCGCATCTTTCGAAACGCACGGCTTCGTTCCCAACGTCGTCTTCCCGACAGCTTTGCTCGACCAGGGCGACACTTTGGCGGTGTACTACGGTGCTGCCGACAGCTGTGTTGGGATGGCAGAATTTTCGAAAGACGCCATTTTGCAATCTATGACCATCCAGGGAGTCCCGGGACGATGA
- a CDS encoding methyltransferase domain-containing protein, translating into MNLNFRQLEPELMDDPELDANAHQQALNGLARTHVFTRTARRIWSEIVAAIPPGERRTISILDVGCGDGFLLRQIEQLAIQAGYSATLHGCDFSRTALELARTASEKHNTSIEFHQLDILRDELPPVEIIINSLFLHHFQESQVVDILRKFDSSAAELVVVQDLARTRLGYGLCLLGTRLLSRSRIVHIDGLLSVKAAFSAAEFRQMLLAAGITHAKVTKHWPERFTIVWPTHQELLQ; encoded by the coding sequence ATGAATTTGAATTTCAGACAGCTTGAGCCAGAATTGATGGATGATCCTGAGCTGGACGCGAACGCCCACCAGCAGGCGCTCAATGGATTGGCGCGGACCCATGTTTTCACTCGAACAGCACGCAGAATTTGGTCTGAAATTGTGGCGGCGATCCCACCGGGCGAACGCAGAACAATCTCGATACTCGACGTCGGCTGCGGCGATGGATTTTTATTACGGCAGATCGAGCAATTAGCCATTCAGGCGGGGTATTCGGCCACACTGCACGGCTGCGACTTTAGCCGGACCGCTCTTGAGCTTGCCAGGACAGCGTCTGAGAAGCACAACACTTCGATCGAGTTCCATCAACTCGACATCTTGAGAGATGAGCTGCCACCTGTCGAGATCATTATCAATTCTTTGTTTCTACACCATTTTCAAGAATCGCAGGTTGTCGACATCCTTCGCAAATTCGATTCGTCCGCTGCGGAATTAGTCGTTGTGCAGGATTTGGCACGGACAAGACTGGGCTACGGCCTGTGCTTGCTCGGAACACGCTTGCTGTCTCGCAGCCGCATTGTCCATATCGACGGCCTGCTGTCGGTCAAGGCCGCGTTTTCAGCTGCTGAGTTCCGGCAGATGCTCCTCGCGGCGGGGATCACACACGCCAAGGTTACCAAGCATTGGCCGGAGCGGTTCACGATCGTCTGGCCCACCCACCAGGAACTCCTTCAATGA
- a CDS encoding tetratricopeptide repeat protein: protein MTKLTAIQQLLNEQQHEQAILLLREAITQDNTFAEAWHLLGIAHAQMGQLADAQSSFANAAKNAPDNSLYFYNLALAQRGMGELDGAVESYQRAIELREDFLGARNNLANAYLELGQTDEALVCFQSLVERFPDSSDARFNLANTLLSLRRTDDAVEHYREAIRLAPDQSAARENLGRALTDVQRLDEAREVWEEWLAHAPGDPFARHMLAASTGEFIPERCVDEYVRQEFNVDFAKSFEDRMQRLDYQSPSLIQEALDSLGLQSPQAETLDAGCGTGICAPILRPMSNRLTGVDLSPAMLKEAVQRGVYDELVEGEIVRYMNEQAGRFDLLVSCDTLCYFGQLESVLTASRRALRPGGVLVFTVETSVEAESTDYRLQYHGRYSHSESYVRSVLEAVGFARVHASTAVQRRELGAPVEGLVVSALSPHDA, encoded by the coding sequence ATGACTAAGCTTACTGCCATCCAACAGCTGCTCAATGAGCAACAGCATGAGCAGGCAATCCTCCTGCTTCGCGAAGCGATCACCCAAGATAATACCTTTGCCGAGGCTTGGCATCTGCTTGGCATTGCCCACGCGCAGATGGGACAGCTTGCTGACGCCCAAAGCAGCTTTGCCAACGCGGCGAAGAATGCCCCCGACAACTCCCTCTATTTCTACAATCTGGCCCTTGCGCAGCGTGGTATGGGGGAGTTGGATGGGGCGGTTGAATCCTACCAGCGGGCGATCGAATTGCGGGAGGACTTTCTCGGAGCACGCAATAATTTGGCCAATGCGTATCTTGAGCTCGGGCAAACCGACGAAGCTTTAGTCTGCTTTCAATCATTGGTTGAGCGATTTCCGGATTCTTCGGATGCTCGCTTCAATTTGGCTAACACGCTATTGTCACTGCGTAGAACGGATGATGCAGTGGAACACTACCGGGAGGCGATTCGCTTGGCTCCCGATCAATCCGCCGCTCGAGAGAATTTGGGGCGCGCGTTGACCGATGTGCAGCGTTTGGACGAAGCGCGAGAGGTCTGGGAAGAGTGGCTTGCGCACGCCCCTGGCGACCCGTTCGCCCGACACATGCTGGCCGCTTCAACCGGTGAGTTCATACCTGAGCGATGTGTTGACGAATACGTCCGTCAGGAATTCAATGTGGACTTCGCAAAATCGTTCGAAGATCGCATGCAGCGGCTCGATTATCAAAGTCCCAGTCTAATCCAGGAAGCTCTGGATTCCCTGGGCCTACAGTCTCCGCAGGCAGAGACACTCGACGCAGGATGTGGCACTGGAATTTGTGCTCCGATTTTGCGCCCCATGTCGAATCGACTGACGGGAGTCGATTTGTCGCCCGCGATGCTGAAGGAAGCTGTGCAACGTGGCGTCTACGATGAGCTGGTCGAAGGGGAAATCGTACGCTACATGAATGAGCAGGCTGGTCGATTCGATCTCCTGGTATCTTGCGACACGCTTTGCTATTTCGGACAGCTTGAATCGGTCCTAACCGCCAGTCGGAGGGCTCTGCGTCCTGGAGGTGTATTGGTGTTCACCGTCGAAACGAGTGTGGAGGCGGAATCCACTGACTATCGGTTGCAATATCATGGCCGATACAGTCATTCAGAATCCTATGTCCGTAGTGTGCTTGAGGCGGTTGGATTCGCGCGCGTGCACGCGTCTACTGCCGTACAGCGGCGAGAGCTTGGGGCTCCTGTCGAAGGGCTGGTCGTCAGTGCACTGAGCCCTCACGACGCGTAG
- a CDS encoding DUF1805 domain-containing protein, protein MTNLPIAQQRQLMTPFGPAVGASYEWQGGQYCAIHTTNGVVGCGIYDLNCANEFGMAFAIAKGTPEHPLRQPEDLLEAKIVGVSTKASEFGIKIGMSGLDALEKLMVRGS, encoded by the coding sequence ATGACCAACCTCCCCATAGCGCAACAACGTCAGCTGATGACTCCTTTCGGCCCGGCAGTCGGTGCCTCCTACGAATGGCAGGGAGGTCAGTACTGCGCGATCCATACCACTAATGGTGTCGTCGGGTGTGGAATCTATGATTTGAACTGTGCCAATGAATTCGGGATGGCGTTCGCCATTGCAAAGGGGACGCCAGAGCACCCACTGCGACAGCCGGAGGATTTGCTCGAGGCGAAAATTGTCGGCGTTAGCACCAAGGCGTCGGAATTTGGAATCAAAATCGGCATGTCAGGTCTCGATGCACTCGAAAAGCTGATGGTGCGCGGCAGCTAA
- a CDS encoding type III polyketide synthase: MNTATLLGIGTSCPPNTMSQADALKMFTDIVCEDERQKRLAQALYRKSGVKNRHTVIPHRAAYTWGAPVAEAIEVGGNQSSTINPSFLIAPETLPDIIAGESAGPTTGERMQIFRKFAGGLAEESAVAALSDARLPPEEITHLIVVTCTGFDSPGVDIHLINRLGLPRTTQRVNVGFMGCHAAINGIRAAMAIAQADPHAKVLMTAVELCSLHYRFQWDLEGIIGNALFADGSASIVVGGRCVSDRKSPSTPPVAQPSITEGWHIAATGSVLIPNSSETMSWTVGDNGFEMLLTNEVGDRIEATLKEWLVDWLLKYDLTMDNIDLWGVHPGGPRILAAVQGSLALGDDDLATSRSVLQRYGNMSSPTVLFILREFLDARGTADQAGESANCLLLAFGPGLVAEIALLKR, encoded by the coding sequence ATGAATACTGCCACCCTGCTCGGCATCGGGACATCGTGCCCACCCAACACGATGTCGCAAGCTGATGCGTTGAAGATGTTTACCGATATCGTTTGTGAAGACGAGCGACAAAAGAGACTTGCGCAAGCCCTCTACCGGAAGTCGGGGGTTAAAAATCGCCACACCGTTATTCCGCACCGCGCCGCGTACACATGGGGCGCACCGGTTGCAGAGGCAATTGAGGTCGGAGGGAATCAGAGCTCGACGATTAACCCCAGCTTTCTGATTGCACCTGAAACATTGCCCGACATCATCGCTGGCGAAAGCGCGGGGCCAACCACTGGTGAACGAATGCAAATATTCCGCAAGTTTGCTGGCGGATTGGCCGAAGAATCAGCCGTCGCAGCCCTTTCCGACGCCAGGCTTCCACCGGAAGAGATTACACACTTGATCGTCGTCACCTGCACCGGCTTCGACTCTCCTGGCGTTGACATTCATTTAATCAATCGACTTGGTTTGCCCCGCACTACGCAGCGCGTCAATGTTGGATTCATGGGGTGTCATGCCGCCATCAATGGTATCCGCGCAGCCATGGCAATCGCCCAAGCCGATCCGCATGCAAAGGTTTTGATGACGGCGGTTGAGCTCTGCAGTTTGCACTATCGATTTCAGTGGGATCTCGAGGGAATTATCGGAAACGCTCTATTTGCCGATGGTTCGGCGTCGATCGTCGTCGGCGGCCGATGCGTGAGCGACCGGAAATCCCCATCAACTCCACCAGTCGCCCAACCATCGATCACCGAGGGGTGGCACATTGCGGCGACGGGGTCTGTGTTGATTCCTAACTCCAGTGAAACGATGAGCTGGACAGTTGGGGACAACGGGTTCGAAATGTTATTGACCAACGAAGTGGGGGATCGCATCGAAGCGACCTTGAAGGAGTGGCTGGTCGACTGGCTGTTGAAATACGACTTGACGATGGATAATATTGATCTCTGGGGAGTCCACCCAGGCGGACCAAGGATTTTAGCTGCGGTCCAGGGAAGCCTAGCACTTGGCGATGATGACCTGGCGACCTCGCGATCGGTGCTTCAGCGTTACGGAAATATGTCATCGCCGACGGTGTTGTTCATCTTGCGAGAATTTCTTGACGCGAGGGGGACGGCAGATCAAGCAGGTGAGAGTGCCAATTGTCTATTGCTCGCCTTCGGGCCCGGTTTGGTAGCCGAGATCGCCCTCTTGAAGCGATGA
- a CDS encoding glycoside hydrolase family 130 protein, with translation MQVNRTGLVLSPNKQRVVLRPFDLPTDDRILRVIARVSALTESDVDALLGQVLVEFHGRHQDPQAFFERRFQKIRHHLLTDIPPSKNRRLLLGAYFTQEYALESAALFNPSLVWHPDQSNLAKGSRRFAMSLRAVGEGHISSIVFRSGTITHDLKIKVDEPVRFVTTPSFVPDTRYENDLFRRKLVELGLGTPFIFKVLSALDQAFTLEQLEKMLKLSLREQRSRHAELAPLVEQVVTLAKSNYEILYTPDHELSERVIFPFSPTETNGIEDARFVQFQESDGSSTYYATYSAYDGKMVLPQLLETPDFLRFKMHTLNGPAVSNKGMALFPRKINGHYVMLGRQDGEHLYLMYSDMLYFWYSKQLIIKPNSPWEYVQMGNCGSPIETKDGWLVLTHGVGPMRKYCIGAMLLDLEDPSRTIARLQVPLITPNEIEREGYVPNVVYTCGAIVHNDHLVIPYAMSDYATTFATIALDELVAAMT, from the coding sequence ATGCAAGTCAATCGAACTGGACTCGTGCTTTCCCCTAATAAGCAGCGAGTCGTCTTGCGGCCTTTCGATCTGCCGACAGACGATCGCATTTTGCGCGTGATCGCTCGAGTTTCGGCACTCACGGAATCTGATGTGGATGCTCTACTGGGGCAAGTGCTAGTTGAGTTTCATGGGCGGCACCAGGATCCGCAAGCATTCTTCGAACGCCGATTTCAAAAGATTCGGCATCATCTACTCACCGATATTCCGCCGAGCAAGAATCGGCGTTTGCTGTTGGGTGCCTACTTCACTCAAGAATACGCACTCGAGTCAGCAGCTCTATTCAACCCTTCGCTGGTTTGGCATCCCGATCAATCAAATCTTGCCAAGGGCTCCCGACGCTTTGCCATGAGCCTCAGGGCGGTGGGAGAGGGGCATATTTCATCGATCGTATTCCGCTCCGGTACGATCACACACGACCTGAAAATCAAGGTCGACGAACCCGTTCGCTTTGTGACGACTCCCTCCTTTGTGCCAGACACTCGCTATGAAAACGATCTCTTCCGTCGCAAGTTAGTTGAACTCGGCCTGGGGACTCCCTTCATCTTCAAAGTCCTGTCGGCACTCGACCAAGCTTTCACCCTCGAGCAACTCGAGAAGATGTTGAAGCTTTCTCTACGTGAGCAGCGCTCGCGGCATGCTGAATTGGCGCCCCTCGTTGAGCAGGTGGTGACGTTGGCGAAGTCCAACTACGAAATTCTCTACACGCCAGATCATGAATTGTCCGAGCGCGTCATTTTCCCGTTCAGTCCCACGGAGACCAATGGGATCGAGGACGCGAGGTTTGTCCAATTTCAAGAAAGCGATGGCAGTTCGACCTACTATGCAACCTACAGCGCGTACGACGGAAAGATGGTCCTACCGCAGCTATTGGAAACCCCCGATTTCCTACGGTTCAAAATGCACACGCTGAATGGCCCAGCCGTCTCGAACAAAGGAATGGCACTTTTTCCACGGAAGATCAACGGACACTACGTCATGCTTGGTCGGCAGGATGGAGAACACCTCTATCTGATGTACTCCGACATGCTCTACTTTTGGTATTCCAAGCAGCTGATTATCAAGCCGAATAGTCCCTGGGAATACGTCCAAATGGGAAATTGCGGATCGCCCATTGAAACGAAGGATGGCTGGCTCGTCCTAACGCATGGAGTGGGACCAATGCGCAAGTACTGTATTGGTGCAATGCTGCTCGACTTAGAAGATCCGTCAAGGACCATCGCTCGGCTGCAGGTACCATTGATCACTCCCAATGAGATAGAACGCGAAGGCTATGTGCCCAACGTTGTCTATACCTGTGGAGCCATCGTCCACAACGACCACCTCGTCATTCCCTACGCCATGTCCGACTACGCAACCACATTCGCCACGATTGCGTTGGACGAACTAGTAGCAGCAATGACTTGA
- a CDS encoding YybH family protein, protein MNRLLVLCTWHCVILCGVASGQTPDTGPTAEEAIIETIRSYVDAYNRRDVDAVAEHWADNAVMLAVDTQESVAGRDAIRDDFARQFEAAPKSQLAVNVKSIRLVTDDVAIEDGLATVVEEGKAYQSSYSVVHVKQAEGWKINSLRETDIPERSGPQLSQLNWLVGSWEDQGENSIVQSEIKWARNEKFLSMSFRVDAADAPPLEGTQIIGVDPATGNIRSWMFDSDGGVGQGNWSSHDGKWVVEMSMTLPTGETASAVNIYTPVDANRYTWRSQARIVAGQFLPDMDEVLVERVLAQPDVATPDVPPPAQPSAQD, encoded by the coding sequence ATGAACCGACTACTTGTTTTGTGCACTTGGCACTGCGTTATCTTATGCGGTGTTGCTTCGGGACAGACGCCCGATACGGGACCGACGGCAGAGGAAGCGATCATCGAAACGATTCGAAGCTACGTGGATGCCTATAACCGTCGAGATGTTGATGCAGTGGCAGAGCATTGGGCCGACAACGCCGTCATGCTTGCGGTTGATACCCAAGAGAGTGTGGCTGGCCGCGATGCCATCCGGGACGATTTTGCGAGACAATTTGAGGCCGCTCCAAAGTCTCAGCTGGCGGTGAACGTCAAGTCAATTCGGTTGGTCACCGATGATGTGGCGATCGAAGACGGATTGGCAACCGTGGTCGAGGAGGGGAAGGCGTACCAATCCAGCTATTCGGTCGTGCATGTCAAGCAAGCGGAAGGGTGGAAGATTAACAGCCTCCGCGAAACGGATATCCCCGAACGCTCCGGACCTCAACTGTCGCAGCTGAATTGGCTGGTCGGCAGCTGGGAAGACCAAGGCGAAAATTCTATTGTCCAATCAGAAATTAAGTGGGCTCGCAATGAGAAGTTCTTGTCCATGAGCTTCCGAGTGGACGCGGCCGACGCGCCGCCACTGGAAGGAACCCAAATTATTGGTGTGGATCCCGCAACCGGGAACATTCGATCTTGGATGTTTGATTCGGATGGAGGCGTCGGGCAAGGCAACTGGTCGAGCCATGATGGAAAGTGGGTGGTGGAAATGAGCATGACCTTGCCCACGGGCGAGACTGCGTCTGCGGTTAACATTTATACTCCGGTGGACGCCAATCGGTACACTTGGCGTTCTCAGGCAAGAATCGTAGCGGGACAGTTCCTACCGGACATGGATGAGGTGCTAGTGGAAAGAGTTCTAGCGCAGCCCGACGTGGCTACCCCTGACGTTCCGCCCCCGGCCCAGCCCAGTGCGCAGGATTGA
- a CDS encoding NAD(P)/FAD-dependent oxidoreductase, which produces MIRLGQPPIETWDVVVVGAGPAGSAAAISLARLGQSVLLLDSKKFPRHKICGGCMNQVSITLLKSLIGSDHRFWTTGNPLESFSLHHRGRTFSVATPTGFAIERSLLDQCLVDCAIEAGVTFRDSTFAKLGEIADDYRLLELSRTGQSSVLRAKAVVIASGLNNRCVGAVEDLQQVAARNSRVGVETIIFKDSLPASFYAASRNSIQMALGACGYVGITALPEGRLHIAASVDRTHLRQQGPLGTVMHILREACCAEVPIIASDWRGSPLLTARARRLAAPRVFLVGDAAGYVEPFTGEGIRWALQSGIGVTPFVQAAVEAWRIELVDDWEHWHRKHIGCSQKLCSRLTRLLKSPAACWTAHQALRLQPWLAGEVVKRLNQTRENHQ; this is translated from the coding sequence ATGATCCGTCTTGGCCAGCCTCCAATCGAAACCTGGGATGTCGTCGTCGTCGGCGCCGGTCCAGCTGGAAGTGCAGCGGCAATATCGCTAGCCCGCCTTGGTCAATCCGTGTTGCTGCTCGATTCGAAAAAGTTCCCGCGTCACAAGATTTGTGGCGGATGCATGAATCAGGTGTCTATCACGTTACTGAAATCGCTCATCGGTAGCGACCACAGGTTTTGGACAACGGGCAATCCGCTCGAATCATTTTCACTGCATCATCGCGGGCGTACTTTTAGTGTTGCTACACCTACTGGTTTCGCCATCGAACGCTCGCTGTTGGACCAATGCTTAGTTGATTGTGCAATCGAGGCAGGAGTGACATTTCGGGATTCGACATTTGCGAAGCTGGGTGAAATCGCAGACGACTACCGGCTGCTGGAGTTGAGCCGAACGGGCCAGTCGTCCGTGTTGAGAGCGAAAGCTGTGGTGATCGCAAGTGGCTTGAACAACCGCTGTGTTGGTGCTGTGGAGGATTTGCAGCAAGTCGCGGCGAGGAACTCAAGGGTCGGCGTGGAAACGATTATCTTCAAAGATTCGCTACCAGCGAGTTTCTACGCCGCTTCGCGGAACAGCATTCAGATGGCGTTGGGGGCCTGTGGTTATGTGGGCATTACGGCTTTGCCAGAAGGACGACTGCATATCGCCGCTTCCGTCGACAGAACCCATCTTCGCCAACAAGGACCTCTCGGAACTGTAATGCACATCCTCCGCGAGGCTTGTTGCGCCGAGGTACCGATCATCGCTAGCGATTGGCGCGGTTCGCCATTGTTGACTGCTAGAGCAAGGCGATTGGCTGCGCCGCGAGTCTTTCTTGTGGGTGATGCGGCAGGCTACGTTGAACCGTTCACCGGCGAGGGGATCCGTTGGGCACTTCAAAGTGGCATTGGCGTCACGCCATTCGTTCAGGCTGCTGTTGAAGCGTGGAGAATTGAATTGGTTGACGATTGGGAACACTGGCATCGGAAGCATATCGGATGCTCGCAAAAACTTTGCTCACGGCTAACCCGCCTCTTGAAAAGTCCGGCAGCCTGCTGGACGGCTCATCAGGCGTTGCGCCTTCAACCTTGGCTAGCAGGTGAAGTCGTTAAGCGATTAAACCAAACAAGAGAGAACCACCAATGA
- a CDS encoding glycosyltransferase family 4 protein, which produces MTAKAHLNIAFVGDYVPRKCGIATFTHDLRAGIAKASGADCIVVPMDDVVGGYAYDSEVRFQVVEQELEDYRAAADFLNFNNVDVVSLQHEFGIFGGPCGSHILTLMRDLRMPTVTTLHTVLSAPSSAQRAVMLQLIQLSTRLVVMTERCRRTLMETYGAPSSQIDLIPHGIPEQPVLDQVALKEQFDVSGRSVALTFGLLSPGKGIEHVLQAIPEIVARFPDFIYLILGATHPSLIREQGERYRIGLERMAKELKITKHVSFYNRFVELTELTEFIGAADLYITPYLNVQQAVSGTLAYAFGCGQAVISTPYWHAEELLAEGRGVLVPFSDPKAIATEVIGLLEDAPRRIAMREQAYAMGRSMTWNHVSQQYVRSFEQALEEQSTQRKRLAVRTLDEHPLALPQMHLEHLQHMSDSTGIVQHAIYSIPDHAHGYCTDDNARALILTVLLEELGKDSPEVHMLASRYAAFLNLAFNRDTGRFLNFMSFDRRWLETDGSDDSQGRSLWALGTCIGRSRRVGLAAWARELFHRALPACEQTTSPRTWALAILGIHEYLRRYGGDRETSLMSERLAKKLIDLYESTATADWPWFENIASYNNAKLSQALIARGRFADDAVATDIGLNSLRWLCEKQRSPEGRFRPIGSNGFSRENGVTAIYDQQAIEAHSMVSACIEAYAATRDTLWCEQAHLAFDWFLGRNDLGKPLYDASTGGCYDGLMASQVNENQGAESTLAFLLSLAEMQQLATLH; this is translated from the coding sequence ATGACAGCCAAAGCACACCTCAACATCGCGTTCGTCGGCGACTACGTACCTCGTAAGTGCGGCATCGCCACCTTCACTCACGATCTAAGAGCTGGAATTGCGAAAGCATCCGGAGCGGATTGCATTGTCGTCCCAATGGACGATGTTGTCGGGGGGTACGCCTATGACAGCGAAGTTCGATTTCAAGTCGTTGAGCAGGAACTCGAGGACTATCGTGCTGCAGCCGATTTTCTCAATTTCAACAACGTCGATGTGGTTTCACTGCAACACGAATTCGGCATCTTTGGCGGTCCCTGTGGTAGTCACATTTTGACGCTTATGCGTGATCTTCGCATGCCAACGGTAACAACGTTGCATACCGTTCTTTCGGCGCCAAGCTCCGCTCAACGGGCCGTGATGCTGCAGTTGATCCAGCTCTCAACCCGATTGGTGGTGATGACCGAGAGATGCCGCCGAACACTCATGGAAACCTACGGGGCGCCGTCTAGCCAGATTGACCTGATCCCGCATGGTATACCGGAACAACCCGTGCTTGACCAGGTTGCCCTGAAAGAGCAGTTCGATGTTTCGGGCCGCTCCGTGGCACTTACGTTTGGATTGTTATCGCCCGGCAAAGGCATCGAACACGTCTTGCAAGCAATCCCCGAGATTGTCGCACGGTTCCCAGACTTCATCTATCTGATCCTGGGAGCAACGCATCCGAGTCTGATTCGTGAGCAGGGCGAACGCTACCGGATCGGTTTGGAACGCATGGCGAAAGAGTTGAAGATCACCAAGCATGTTAGCTTTTACAATCGATTCGTTGAGCTCACAGAATTAACCGAGTTTATTGGTGCCGCAGATCTCTACATCACGCCATATTTGAATGTTCAGCAAGCGGTCTCCGGTACGTTGGCCTATGCCTTCGGTTGCGGCCAGGCCGTCATCTCCACCCCCTACTGGCATGCGGAAGAATTGTTGGCGGAGGGCCGAGGGGTGCTAGTCCCCTTCTCTGACCCGAAGGCAATCGCGACAGAAGTCATCGGATTGTTGGAGGATGCCCCACGCAGAATTGCAATGCGGGAGCAAGCCTACGCGATGGGCCGCAGTATGACCTGGAATCATGTATCCCAGCAATACGTGAGGTCGTTTGAGCAAGCGTTGGAGGAGCAGAGCACGCAGCGCAAGCGATTGGCGGTTCGCACGCTCGACGAGCATCCTTTGGCACTGCCTCAGATGCATCTCGAACATCTGCAACACATGAGTGATTCGACGGGGATCGTGCAACATGCAATCTATTCGATTCCAGACCACGCGCATGGCTACTGTACGGATGACAACGCGCGAGCACTGATTCTCACCGTGCTGCTTGAGGAACTGGGCAAAGACTCCCCAGAAGTGCATATGCTTGCCTCACGCTATGCCGCTTTCCTAAACCTAGCCTTCAATCGAGACACCGGCAGATTCCTAAATTTCATGAGTTTTGATCGACGCTGGCTCGAAACAGATGGATCCGATGACTCGCAAGGGCGTTCTCTCTGGGCATTGGGAACCTGCATCGGCAGGTCTCGGCGCGTGGGCTTAGCGGCATGGGCTCGCGAGCTGTTTCATCGAGCATTACCGGCCTGCGAGCAAACCACATCGCCTCGCACCTGGGCGTTGGCCATCTTGGGCATCCATGAATACTTACGACGCTACGGAGGTGATCGCGAGACAAGCCTAATGAGTGAGCGATTGGCAAAGAAGTTGATCGACCTGTATGAGTCGACTGCTACTGCGGATTGGCCTTGGTTTGAAAACATTGCGTCCTACAACAATGCGAAACTCTCCCAAGCCTTGATTGCTCGCGGGCGTTTTGCGGATGATGCGGTAGCGACCGATATCGGATTAAACTCGCTGCGTTGGTTGTGTGAAAAGCAGCGATCGCCCGAGGGACGCTTTCGCCCGATCGGATCCAACGGGTTCAGTCGCGAGAATGGAGTAACGGCGATCTATGATCAGCAAGCCATCGAAGCACACTCGATGGTCAGCGCGTGCATCGAGGCCTATGCAGCCACGCGCGACACGCTGTGGTGCGAACAAGCTCACTTAGCCTTCGATTGGTTTCTTGGTCGGAACGATCTTGGCAAGCCGCTATACGATGCTTCGACGGGTGGTTGCTACGACGGCCTCATGGCCAGCCAAGTCAACGAAAATCAGGGGGCCGAATCAACTCTTGCCTTTCTGCTTTCACTCGCCGAAATGCAGCAACTGGCCACACTCCATTAG